A DNA window from Ranitomeya imitator isolate aRanImi1 chromosome 2, aRanImi1.pri, whole genome shotgun sequence contains the following coding sequences:
- the LOC138665271 gene encoding oocyte zinc finger protein XlCOF22-like: protein MDKDVNEKAKRILYLTLEIITLLTGEDYTVMKKTSDEYVTPSSCPLNELLPNLVHERINDEKILKVTNKIIELLTGEKKDWSEVQMDVHKSVMMKSRLSLSSSDGSSRSSTPESCSSPFYIEDCEKTSNNSSQSDEVTRKHKENEVFVIKVEAQEEDEMYMNGGEWCKEERTTTDSLEERIHDSAGRKGLIPDSETEDAYIIQNFTGEKVFNPNILPGLSSGTLSSDPSNYEEPPDKRIRKSKSHKGVEILPCCQCGRFSQFSCSSCGTQGAMITHEEVKKKKRKFSCSDCSKTYTHKSHLVQHQRVHTGEKPFPCVDCDKCFSRKSHLVEHQRTHTGKKPFSCLQCGKCFSKKSNLIQHKRSHTGEKPFSCSECGRCFTVKGNLERHQRTHRDERLFSCSECGKFFSQKSHLIEHQRIHTGERPFQCQDC, encoded by the exons ATGGATAAGGACGTAAATGAGAAGGCCAAGAGGATATTGTACCTTACCTTGGAGATCATCaccctgctgactggagag GACTACACAGTCATGAAGAAGACATCTGATGAGTATGTGACACCAAGCAGCTGCCCCCTTAATGAGCTTCTGCCTAATTTGGTACATGAAAGGATCAACGATGAGAAGATCCTCAAAGTCACCAATAAGATCATTGagttgctgactggagag aaaaaagacTGGTCAGAAGTACAGATGGATGTACACAAGAGCGTCATGATGAAGTCTCGCCTGTCCCTCAGTTCCTCAG ATGGGTCATCTAGAAGTTCCACACCAGAGAGTTGTTCCAGCCCTTTTTATATTGAAGATTGTGAAAAAACAAGTAACAATAGCTCACAAAGCGATGAAGTCACTCGAAAACACAAA GAAAACGAGGTGTTCGTTATTAAAGTTGAagctcaagaggaagatgagatgtATATGAATGGCGGAGAATGGTGCAAGGAGGAGAGAACGACTACAGATAGCCTAG AAGAAAGAATCCATGACAGCGCTGGCAGAAAAGGTTTAATTCCAGATTCGGAAACAGAAGATGCTTATATTATACAAAATTTTACAGGGGAAAAAGTATTTAACCCCAACATACTTCCTGGACTTTCCAGTGGAACTCTGTCTTCCGATCCCTCTAATTATGAGGAACCTCCTGATAAACGTATCAGAAAGAGTAAAAGTCATAAGGGGGTTGAAATTCTGCCATGTTGCCAATGTGGAAGGTTCTCTCAGTTTTCATGTTCCAGTTGTGGTACACAGGGAGCAATGATTACACACGAAGAAGTTAAAAAGAAAAAGCGCAAATTTTCATGTAGCGATTGCAGTAAAACCTATACTCACAAATCGCATCTTGTACAACATCAGAGAGTTCACACTGGCGAGAAGCCATTTCCATGTGTCGATTGCGATAAATGTTTTTCAAGGAAATCGCATCTTGTTgagcatcagagaactcacacagggaagaagccgttttcatgtttacAGTGTGGAAAGTGTTTTAGCAAGAAATCCAATTTAATTCAACATAAGAGAagccacacaggggaaaagccattttcatgttcagaatgtggaagatGTTTCACAGTCAAAGGAAACCTTGAAAGACATCAGAGGACTCACAGAGATGAAAGATTGTTTTCATGCTCGGAGTGTGGAAAGTTCTTTTCCCAGAAATCTCATCTTATtgaacatcaaagaattcacacaggggagaggccgtTCCAATGTCAGGATTGTTGA